One region of Halohasta litchfieldiae genomic DNA includes:
- a CDS encoding alpha/beta hydrolase, whose protein sequence is MTEFVRADQERSAASEPRQVSSRPSSRRKPQNRSQQSLRRPSREAYSTRTIEFDSDGETCVGTLYLPDRPESPPVIVMAPGLGFWRTFALPAVAERFAESGYAAFTFDFRHHGDSEGEPRGLVSPPKQIADYEAAIEAMGREEDVDSNRLVVWGHSLSGGHVLSVAAENFRVAGVIATNPFVDGRSQTLGRIRQPKRLLKSLVAGLRDAIGHRLGFGTDVRIVDDEDGFAVITAPGAKRAVFDLVDRHADWQNRVPARILLALPRYRPITGVEEIRCPTLVIGGRDDQVIPAEEAESAADKIADSTYLELPVDHMSVFGEDFETIVGHQLAFLRTVVGHR, encoded by the coding sequence CGCGGACCAAGAGCGGTCGGCCGCCAGCGAGCCACGACAGGTGAGTAGTCGACCCAGTAGTCGGCGCAAACCACAAAACCGGAGCCAACAATCGTTGCGTCGACCCTCACGCGAGGCGTACTCGACACGGACTATCGAGTTCGACAGCGATGGCGAGACCTGCGTCGGGACACTGTATCTGCCGGATCGCCCAGAGAGCCCGCCGGTCATCGTGATGGCACCGGGACTGGGATTCTGGCGGACGTTCGCGCTCCCGGCGGTCGCCGAACGGTTCGCTGAGTCGGGGTATGCCGCCTTCACGTTCGATTTCCGCCATCACGGCGACAGCGAGGGCGAGCCACGTGGCCTCGTAAGCCCACCCAAACAGATCGCTGACTACGAGGCGGCTATCGAGGCCATGGGTCGCGAAGAAGACGTCGACAGCAACCGACTGGTCGTCTGGGGCCACTCGCTGTCGGGTGGTCACGTGCTGTCGGTGGCCGCCGAGAACTTCCGTGTTGCCGGAGTGATCGCAACCAATCCGTTCGTCGACGGGCGCTCCCAAACACTGGGGCGGATTCGCCAGCCGAAACGCCTGCTGAAATCGCTGGTCGCCGGGCTGCGGGACGCCATTGGTCACCGCCTCGGGTTTGGCACCGACGTTCGGATCGTCGACGACGAAGACGGCTTTGCTGTGATCACCGCGCCGGGTGCCAAGCGCGCCGTTTTTGATCTGGTCGACCGACACGCCGACTGGCAGAACCGAGTTCCGGCCCGCATTTTGCTCGCGTTGCCACGGTACCGACCGATTACAGGCGTCGAAGAGATTCGGTGTCCGACGCTCGTGATCGGCGGTCGCGACGATCAGGTGATACCGGCAGAGGAGGCGGAATCCGCCGCCGACAAGATCGCCGACTCGACGTATCTCGAACTGCCGGTCGACCACATGAGCGTCTTCGGCGAAGACTTCGAGACCATCGTTGGCCACCAGTTGGCGTTCCTGCGAACGGTCGTCGGCCATCGGTAG